Proteins from a single region of Chlorocebus sabaeus isolate Y175 chromosome 7, mChlSab1.0.hap1, whole genome shotgun sequence:
- the LOC103236366 gene encoding multifunctional methyltransferase subunit TRM112-like protein produces MKLLTHNLLSSHVRGVGSRGFPLRLQATEVRICPVEFNPNFVARMIPKVEWAAFLEAADNLCLIQVPKGPVEGYEENEEFLRTMHHLLLEVEVIEGTLKCPESGRMFPISRGIPNMLLSEEETES; encoded by the coding sequence ATGAAACTGCTCACCCACAATCTGCTGAGCTCGCATGTGCGGGGGGTGGGGTCCCGTGGCTTCCCCCTGCGCCTCCAGGCCACTGAGGTCCGTATCTGCCCTGTGGAGTTCAACCCCAACTTCGTGGCGCGTATGATACCTAAGGTGGAGTGGGCGGCGTTCCTGGAAGCGGCCGATAATTTGTGCCTGATCCAGGTGCCTAAAGGGCCGGTTGAGGGATATGAGGAGAATGAAGAGTTTCTGAGGACCATGCACCATCTGCTGCTGGAGGTGGAAGTGATAGAGGGCACCCTGAAGTGCCCGGAGTCTGGACGTATGTTCCCCATCAGCCGCGGGATCCCCAACATGCTGCTGagtgaagaggaaactgagagttGA